One segment of Niveibacterium microcysteis DNA contains the following:
- a CDS encoding M48 family metallopeptidase — protein MNLRRILAFAPLLALLAAPICAHAAGSGFDAEQATRAWLDTIPPEARARSNAYYEGGYWLQLADLMYGLVLAWLFLRGGLSARLRNLSERLTRRTALQNMAYAVQYLVLAALLTLPLNWYEGYWREHAYGMSNQGALDWAFDQLKGLLVSILFLAPAVAAIWAAIRRAPKTWWLWGSGIATVFLMIGIVIGPVFIAPLFNDYKPLAAGPIRDDILSLARANQVPATEVYEFDASRQTKRISANVSGFLGTERISLNDNLLKRTSPAEIRAVMGHEIGHYALNHIYKHLLAFTVLTVIGFALARWMMDRLIARFGTAWGLRGIGDVAALPLLFAVFSVLGFVGTPINNTIIRTAEFEADLYGLNAAREPDGFAQVAVQLAEYRKMEPAAWEEFIFYDHPSGRTRIRTAMQWKAEHLNDTQRTQ, from the coding sequence ATGAACCTGCGTCGTATCCTGGCCTTCGCGCCGCTACTCGCCCTGCTTGCTGCACCGATATGCGCCCACGCGGCGGGCAGCGGCTTCGATGCAGAACAAGCCACGCGTGCCTGGCTCGACACGATTCCACCTGAAGCCCGGGCACGCTCCAACGCTTACTACGAGGGCGGCTACTGGCTGCAACTCGCAGACCTGATGTACGGGCTGGTGCTTGCATGGCTGTTCTTGCGCGGCGGGCTATCGGCCAGACTGCGCAACCTATCCGAGCGCCTGACGCGCCGCACGGCGCTGCAAAACATGGCGTATGCCGTGCAGTATCTCGTCCTCGCCGCGCTGCTGACGCTGCCGCTGAACTGGTACGAAGGCTACTGGCGCGAACACGCCTACGGCATGTCGAACCAGGGCGCACTCGATTGGGCATTCGACCAGCTCAAAGGGCTGCTGGTGTCGATCCTCTTCCTGGCGCCGGCGGTGGCCGCAATCTGGGCCGCAATCCGACGTGCGCCGAAAACCTGGTGGCTGTGGGGTTCTGGCATTGCGACGGTGTTCCTGATGATCGGCATCGTGATCGGGCCGGTCTTCATCGCGCCCCTGTTCAACGATTACAAGCCGCTGGCAGCCGGCCCGATCCGCGACGACATCCTCTCGCTGGCACGCGCCAACCAAGTGCCGGCCACCGAGGTGTACGAGTTCGATGCGTCGCGCCAGACCAAGCGCATCAGCGCCAATGTCAGCGGCTTTCTCGGTACCGAGCGAATTTCGCTCAACGACAACCTGCTCAAGCGCACCAGCCCGGCCGAGATCCGCGCGGTGATGGGGCATGAGATCGGGCACTACGCGCTGAACCACATCTACAAACACCTGCTCGCCTTCACGGTACTGACGGTAATCGGCTTTGCGCTGGCCCGCTGGATGATGGATCGCTTGATCGCCCGCTTCGGTACCGCGTGGGGGCTGCGCGGCATCGGCGACGTCGCGGCACTGCCGCTGCTGTTTGCGGTGTTCTCGGTACTGGGATTCGTCGGCACGCCGATCAACAACACAATCATCCGCACCGCCGAGTTCGAAGCCGACCTGTATGGCCTGAATGCCGCGCGCGAGCCTGACGGCTTCGCACAAGTCGCGGTGCAGCTTGCCGAATATCGCAAGATGGAGCCGGCGGCATGGGAGGAATTCATCTTCTACGACCACCCGAGTGGCCGCACCCGCATCCGTACCGCGATGCAATGGAAGGCCGAACACCTGAACGACACGCAGCGCACGCAATGA
- a CDS encoding NADP-dependent oxidoreductase has protein sequence MFLESTREVRLASRPAGMPTAANFEIATTPVPPLKAGEVLVKNLWMSVDPYMRGRMVDRESYVPPFQVGKALEGGAVGEVVESSSPKFKVGDIVLSSFGWREHFVAADTQVHRVDTRLAPPQAWLGVIGMTGMTAWTGLTRIAHIQAGETVFVSAASGAVGAIAVQIAKLHGCRVVASVGSDEKANWVRELGADAVINYRTAGDLTAALKAAAPEGIDVYFENVGGAHLEAALNALKPNGRVAVCGMIEQYNATEAPKGPSNLAQVIMKRLRLEGFIVSDHWDHYPQFVGEMATWLAAGKIQTRETVREGLEAAPEAFIGLFRGENTGKMLVKLA, from the coding sequence ATGTTCCTTGAATCGACCCGCGAAGTCCGCCTTGCCTCCCGCCCGGCCGGCATGCCCACCGCCGCCAATTTCGAAATCGCCACCACGCCGGTGCCGCCGCTGAAGGCTGGCGAGGTGCTAGTGAAGAATCTCTGGATGTCGGTCGACCCCTACATGCGTGGTCGCATGGTCGATCGCGAGAGCTACGTGCCGCCCTTCCAGGTCGGCAAGGCGCTGGAGGGCGGCGCCGTCGGCGAGGTGGTGGAATCGAGCAGCCCGAAATTCAAGGTGGGCGACATCGTGCTGAGCTCGTTCGGTTGGCGCGAGCACTTCGTTGCCGCCGATACGCAAGTGCATCGCGTCGACACGCGCCTGGCGCCGCCGCAGGCGTGGCTCGGCGTCATCGGCATGACCGGCATGACCGCCTGGACTGGCCTCACCCGCATCGCCCACATCCAGGCCGGCGAGACAGTGTTCGTATCGGCCGCATCGGGTGCTGTAGGCGCTATCGCGGTACAGATCGCAAAACTCCACGGTTGCCGCGTCGTTGCCAGCGTCGGCAGCGACGAGAAAGCCAACTGGGTGCGCGAACTGGGGGCCGACGCGGTGATCAACTACCGCACCGCGGGTGATCTCACGGCCGCGCTCAAGGCCGCTGCGCCGGAAGGCATCGATGTGTACTTCGAGAACGTTGGCGGCGCGCATCTTGAAGCTGCACTCAATGCGCTCAAGCCCAACGGCCGCGTTGCGGTGTGCGGCATGATCGAGCAGTACAACGCAACCGAAGCGCCGAAAGGCCCCTCCAACCTCGCGCAAGTGATCATGAAACGGCTGCGGCTGGAAGGTTTCATCGTTTCGGACCACTGGGATCACTACCCGCAGTTTGTCGGCGAGATGGCCACCTGGCTGGCGGCCGGCAAGATCCAGACGCGCGAGACGGTGCGCGAAGGGCTGGAGGCCGCGCCGGAGGCCTTCATTGGTCTCTTCCGTGGTGAGAACACCGGCAAAATGCTCGTCAAACTCGCCTGA
- a CDS encoding acyl-CoA thioesterase: protein MLLTPFSALLESRRHLGNTVFYDLPEDWLQGRTAFGGVSAALAVQAMRDVAGADRPLRGLQTSFIGPVPAGKLRVEVRVVREGRAMRQVEAAVKVGEETACLLLGSFGLARESVIPAFAPAQAAAPAVDTLRATPYLPGISPAFTQHVEFRWAAGDHPFSGGTARDMQVYMRLRDEAIDHELLCVLLGDAAPPVAFGHFDRPTPGSSVTWALELLPCMPAPSPDAWWRHDTEMFAFSAGYSHERAALWTPQGELAAVGYQIVAVFG, encoded by the coding sequence ATGCTCCTGACGCCCTTCTCTGCCTTGCTGGAAAGCCGCCGACACCTCGGTAACACGGTGTTCTACGACCTGCCGGAAGACTGGTTGCAGGGCCGCACCGCCTTTGGTGGTGTCAGCGCCGCGCTGGCGGTGCAGGCAATGCGCGATGTGGCCGGAGCCGATCGGCCGCTACGCGGCCTGCAGACCAGCTTCATCGGGCCTGTGCCGGCCGGCAAGCTGCGCGTAGAGGTCCGGGTGGTGCGTGAGGGGCGTGCAATGCGGCAAGTGGAAGCCGCAGTGAAGGTGGGCGAGGAGACCGCATGTCTGCTGCTTGGCAGCTTCGGCCTGGCGCGCGAGTCGGTGATCCCGGCTTTCGCGCCGGCGCAAGCGGCGGCCCCTGCCGTCGACACGCTGCGCGCCACGCCCTACCTGCCGGGCATCTCGCCCGCCTTCACCCAGCATGTGGAATTCCGCTGGGCCGCGGGCGACCACCCATTCAGCGGCGGCACGGCGCGCGACATGCAGGTGTACATGCGGCTGCGCGACGAAGCGATCGACCATGAACTGCTCTGCGTGCTGCTCGGCGACGCTGCACCACCGGTCGCCTTCGGTCATTTCGATCGCCCAACCCCGGGCAGTTCGGTGACCTGGGCACTTGAACTGCTGCCCTGCATGCCAGCCCCCTCACCCGACGCCTGGTGGCGCCACGACACCGAAATGTTTGCCTTCAGCGCCGGCTACTCCCATGAGCGCGCCGCGCTGTGGACACCACAGGGCGAACTCGCCGCGGTGGGCTACCAGATCGTGGCGGTATTTGGCTGA
- a CDS encoding tetratricopeptide repeat-containing diguanylate cyclase yields MPQTFRSLTLAALLVALAPPSPAADAPEGTPATLVEQARANVRLDPEASRRYADAALEALKRAPDADLEVAARLVLCDYQGERSPQAAQSEIDAANALLPKVRRRGLRAGVLACEGQLLELANKTHEALAKYDEAAQFAEGAQDAEMLADALYQRGYIRALLGQYAEGLVDQRRALALYEKLHLRSRARTAVNGIAILYNRMGDYAQAKHYYLQSLKGHIAEGARREQAVTLHNLGRAHENLGEWSEARQAFEQSLAIHNELGYPRGAAYAHRGLASVCNALGDARCADAELNKAEADAKAAPDARLRAQIQLQRGITLRLQKRYPESIAVLLVAAETFASGDSLAELRDTYRALAASYAESSDWRAAYERLVEFKNTSDTLLLRQLDQRFATLKVEFDTASKDQENALLTREKAVAERALAQERTVGRLQAAVIALATVLTLILATLLLRHRRTSRHMEALAHTDELTGLPNRRDILNRLGTLLRAAEPQPCAVLIADLDHFKPINDQYGHLIGDEILKVVAQALNATVRAPACVGRIGGEEFLILLPDTALSDAIIVAERLREQIMAIDATRWFADRPITASFGLTTAVAGDTVSTMLRRADEALYEAKDAGRNRVTAHCA; encoded by the coding sequence ATGCCGCAAACCTTTCGCTCCCTTACGCTTGCGGCGCTGCTCGTTGCCCTCGCCCCGCCCAGCCCTGCCGCAGACGCGCCCGAGGGCACGCCTGCTACGCTGGTCGAGCAGGCGCGCGCCAATGTGCGTCTGGACCCGGAAGCCAGCCGACGCTATGCCGACGCCGCGCTGGAAGCCCTCAAACGGGCGCCGGACGCCGACCTGGAAGTCGCCGCTCGGCTGGTGCTCTGTGATTACCAGGGTGAGCGCAGTCCGCAGGCCGCCCAGTCCGAAATCGACGCCGCGAACGCCTTGCTGCCGAAGGTGCGGCGGCGCGGCCTGCGCGCCGGCGTGCTGGCCTGCGAGGGCCAGTTGCTTGAGCTGGCAAACAAGACCCACGAGGCGCTGGCGAAATACGACGAAGCCGCTCAATTCGCCGAGGGCGCGCAGGACGCCGAAATGCTCGCCGACGCGCTGTACCAGCGCGGCTACATCCGCGCCCTGCTCGGCCAGTACGCCGAAGGCCTGGTCGACCAGCGCCGGGCGCTTGCCCTCTACGAAAAGCTCCACCTGCGTTCGCGCGCCCGCACCGCGGTCAATGGCATCGCGATCCTGTACAACCGGATGGGCGACTACGCACAAGCCAAGCACTACTACCTGCAGTCGCTCAAGGGGCACATCGCCGAAGGCGCACGCCGCGAACAGGCGGTGACGCTGCACAACCTCGGTCGCGCGCACGAGAATCTGGGCGAATGGAGCGAAGCACGGCAGGCTTTCGAACAGTCCCTCGCCATCCACAATGAGCTGGGCTACCCGCGGGGTGCCGCCTACGCGCACCGCGGGCTTGCAAGCGTGTGCAATGCGCTGGGTGACGCGCGCTGTGCCGACGCCGAATTGAACAAGGCCGAAGCCGACGCCAAGGCCGCTCCCGATGCGCGGCTGCGTGCGCAGATCCAGTTACAGCGCGGCATCACCTTGCGCCTGCAGAAACGCTACCCCGAGAGCATCGCGGTGCTGCTCGTCGCCGCCGAAACCTTCGCAAGCGGCGACTCGCTCGCCGAGTTGCGCGACACCTACCGTGCGCTGGCCGCCAGCTACGCGGAATCGAGCGATTGGCGCGCCGCTTACGAGCGCCTGGTGGAATTCAAGAACACGTCCGACACGCTGCTGCTGCGTCAGCTCGACCAACGTTTCGCCACCCTGAAGGTGGAGTTCGACACCGCCTCCAAGGATCAGGAAAACGCGCTGCTGACGCGCGAAAAGGCGGTCGCCGAACGTGCCCTGGCGCAGGAGCGCACGGTTGGCCGCCTGCAGGCCGCGGTGATCGCGCTGGCCACCGTGCTGACGCTGATCCTCGCCACCTTGCTGCTACGCCATCGCCGCACCAGCCGCCACATGGAAGCGCTCGCGCACACCGACGAGCTGACCGGCCTGCCCAATCGACGCGACATCCTGAACCGCCTCGGCACGCTGCTACGCGCCGCCGAGCCGCAGCCCTGCGCGGTGCTGATCGCCGACCTCGATCACTTCAAGCCGATCAACGACCAGTATGGCCACCTGATCGGCGACGAGATCCTCAAGGTCGTCGCACAAGCCCTCAACGCGACCGTGCGCGCGCCCGCCTGCGTCGGCCGTATCGGTGGGGAAGAATTCCTGATCCTGCTGCCCGACACGGCGCTCAGCGACGCCATCATCGTCGCCGAACGGTTGCGCGAGCAGATCATGGCGATCGATGCCACCCGCTGGTTCGCCGATCGCCCGATCACCGCGAGCTTCGGCCTTACCACGGCGGTCGCGGGCGACACGGTCAGCACGATGCTCCGACGCGCCGACGAAGCGCTCTACGAAGCGAAGGACGCCGGCCGTAACCGGGTGACCGCGCACTGCGCGTGA